Proteins found in one Mixophyes fleayi isolate aMixFle1 chromosome 8, aMixFle1.hap1, whole genome shotgun sequence genomic segment:
- the MGP gene encoding matrix Gla protein produces MRSLALLLALAAVVTFAYDSIESHESYERYDPFVNSRNANSFMSTQQRNTRMNERIRERNKSPQERQHEVCEDYKPCQHYALRHGVPAAYKRYFGQINIQNKRRSA; encoded by the exons ATGAGGTCTCTAGCACTTCTCCTGGCGCTGGCCGCTGTGGTTACCTTTGCTTACG acTCAATTGAAAGCCATGAGTCCTATGAACGCTATG ATCCCTTTGTTAACTCAAGAAATGCCAATTCATTCATGAGCACCCAGCAGAGAAACACCCGTATGAATGAGAG GATCCGTGAGCGCAACAAAAGCCCTCAAGAACGTCAGCATGAGGTGTGTGAAGATTACAAGCCCTGCCAGCACTACGCTTTGCGACACGGAGTCCCTGCTGCTTACAAGCGATACTTTGGACAAATAAACATTCAGAACAAACGTCGCAGCGCATAA